A DNA window from Paenibacillus sp. HWE-109 contains the following coding sequences:
- a CDS encoding serine hydrolase domain-containing protein → MTIVQKKICLCLSCLLLMLTILAKPVFAIEIRNKNEIQHEIDDYVKKNMKVNHIKGAALAIANNEELFYAQGYGAFSDGRDITGSSLFPIASLSKSFTALAVLQMVEKGLIDLDAPYTSYFPDLSPEDERVRNITVRNLLNQTSGLNDKVNPDMTNSPQYQSLQEINQSLNTVKLAIDPGTAFSYHNPNYQYLALLVEKVSGQSFSAYLEKNIFELLGMGHTFNVSTTQQINENPAIPRGHYLLFGYPVNQAEPFWFIDGPAGIMSTAEDMTKWMLAQYNGRLLAPELMEQYHKAGQSGPYGMGWLAEEDEHWGRTISHSGIFWTYKAEETIYLDQQLGITMMFNSGLNAFVDYSTFVDGIARIIKGETVETSMFNSRNMETVMILLVIATIFLGVYTHSRINRSKKDIATGKLIISSVGRLLPILLLLLLSPLTTFIGAGRVLPWFGLWTTMPSLIIWLVALSLVNIMILVCRFKL, encoded by the coding sequence ATGACAATAGTGCAAAAGAAAATATGTCTGTGCTTGAGTTGTTTACTACTAATGTTGACAATCTTGGCTAAACCTGTTTTCGCAATTGAAATCCGAAACAAAAATGAAATACAGCATGAAATTGATGACTACGTCAAAAAAAACATGAAAGTCAATCATATTAAGGGCGCGGCTCTTGCAATAGCCAATAACGAAGAGTTGTTCTATGCTCAAGGCTATGGTGCTTTTTCAGATGGTCGCGATATAACCGGCAGTAGCCTCTTTCCCATTGCTTCATTAAGCAAATCATTTACGGCACTAGCCGTCTTGCAGATGGTGGAAAAAGGACTAATCGACCTTGATGCGCCATACACATCTTACTTTCCCGACCTCTCACCTGAGGACGAACGTGTTCGCAATATTACGGTCCGGAATTTGCTGAATCAGACAAGCGGTCTTAATGACAAAGTGAATCCCGACATGACAAATTCCCCTCAATATCAATCGCTGCAAGAGATTAACCAATCGTTGAATACGGTAAAGCTTGCTATTGATCCTGGAACAGCCTTTAGCTACCACAATCCCAACTATCAATATTTGGCTCTTCTTGTGGAGAAAGTAAGCGGACAGAGCTTCTCAGCTTACCTGGAAAAGAATATATTTGAGCTTTTAGGAATGGGTCATACCTTCAACGTCAGTACCACACAGCAAATCAATGAGAATCCTGCCATTCCGCGGGGACACTATTTATTATTTGGCTATCCTGTAAACCAAGCCGAACCCTTCTGGTTTATTGACGGTCCCGCCGGTATTATGTCAACTGCAGAAGACATGACAAAATGGATGCTTGCCCAATACAATGGCCGTCTTCTAGCCCCAGAGCTGATGGAGCAATACCATAAAGCCGGACAGAGCGGCCCGTATGGAATGGGGTGGCTTGCAGAAGAGGATGAACATTGGGGCCGGACGATTTCCCATAGTGGAATTTTCTGGACGTATAAGGCGGAAGAAACGATATATTTGGATCAGCAGTTGGGCATCACGATGATGTTTAACTCCGGTTTAAACGCTTTTGTCGATTATTCAACTTTTGTTGACGGGATCGCACGGATTATAAAGGGCGAAACAGTCGAAACCTCTATGTTTAACAGCAGAAACATGGAAACGGTTATGATTTTGCTGGTAATTGCGACGATTTTTTTGGGTGTCTATACACACTCTCGTATCAATAGGAGTAAAAAGGACATTGCGACCGGAAAATTGATTATTTCATCCGTCGGGAGACTGCTCCCTATCTTGCTTCTCTTGCTTCTGTCACCACTAACTACATTTATTGGCGCTGGGCGAGTTTTACCTTGGTTCGGACTATGGACTACCATGCCATCTCTAATTATTTGGCTTGTTGCATTATCGCTGGTAAATATAATGATTTTGGTATGCCGTTTCAAATTGTGA
- a CDS encoding serine hydrolase domain-containing protein: MKVRSQITFASLAFLITGSSLLYTSPTSIVKAETTQNESKSLQTSTLQDHNSVKQAMGETLQLGFPGILAKTTEGGKKWGYATGVANLSTKKPMETDYRFRIGSVTKTFTATVVLQLAGENRLNLDDSIEKWLPSVIQGNGYNGNQITIRQILNHTSGIAEYSRSKDADFMDTKKSYTAEEIVRLGISLPPDFVPGKGWSYSNTGYVLLGILIEKVTGNSYAEEIENRIIEPLELLDTFLPGNSSVIPGTKHARGYSQPDEASEIKDVTYYNPSAGSSAGDMISDADDLNKFFSYLLGGKLLKEEQLKQMLTTVPVGRNGIEGYGLGISEIKLSNGVSIWGHTGGILGFSTIAGGTLGGNHTLVVSLNSLGRDNSPNPFKNILLAEFNK; the protein is encoded by the coding sequence ATGAAAGTACGTAGTCAAATTACATTTGCAAGTCTGGCCTTTTTGATAACTGGAAGTTCTCTGTTATACACATCGCCAACCTCAATTGTAAAAGCTGAGACCACTCAAAATGAATCTAAATCTTTACAAACAAGCACTCTACAAGATCATAATTCCGTCAAGCAAGCTATGGGGGAGACATTGCAACTTGGATTCCCGGGGATACTTGCTAAAACTACTGAGGGTGGAAAAAAGTGGGGTTATGCCACTGGGGTAGCGAATCTGAGCACTAAGAAACCAATGGAAACAGATTATCGCTTTCGCATTGGTAGCGTGACGAAGACGTTCACCGCAACGGTTGTACTTCAATTAGCTGGAGAGAACCGCTTGAATCTAGACGACTCCATCGAAAAATGGCTGCCTAGTGTCATTCAAGGAAACGGATATAATGGTAATCAGATTACCATCCGGCAGATATTGAATCATACAAGTGGTATCGCTGAATACTCAAGATCCAAAGATGCTGATTTTATGGATACAAAAAAATCGTATACGGCTGAAGAAATAGTGAGGTTGGGGATTTCTCTGCCCCCAGACTTTGTTCCAGGAAAGGGCTGGTCTTATTCAAATACGGGATACGTACTATTGGGTATTCTTATTGAAAAAGTAACTGGAAACAGCTACGCGGAAGAGATTGAAAATCGGATTATTGAACCGCTTGAATTGTTGGATACATTCCTACCTGGCAATTCAAGCGTTATTCCAGGCACCAAGCATGCACGGGGATATTCCCAACCAGACGAAGCAAGTGAGATAAAAGACGTAACTTATTATAATCCAAGTGCAGGTAGCTCAGCTGGAGATATGATTTCTGATGCTGACGATTTAAATAAATTCTTCTCTTACTTGCTCGGTGGCAAATTACTGAAGGAAGAGCAACTAAAACAAATGCTTACTACAGTTCCTGTAGGAAGAAATGGAATCGAAGGATATGGTCTTGGAATCTCTGAAATTAAGCTTTCAAATGGTGTCTCGATATGGGGACACACAGGTGGCATTCTAGGGTTTTCTACGATTGCTGGAGGTACACTTGGAGGCAATCATACGTTGGTCGTCAGTTTGAACAGTTTGGGTAGAGATAACAGTCCTAATCCTTTTAAAAATATTTTGCTTGCTGAATTTAACAAGTAG
- a CDS encoding LytR/AlgR family response regulator transcription factor, whose translation MYRVAICDDEEKQRELVKSILITLSIKTNIDFEIELFSSGEQLVSNYELQGTPFHILILDIEMGGMNGIQTARKIRGLNNLDEQIIFLTSYPEYMVESFDVMTFQYLIKPIAPSILEEKMIKICQYFQALDKKFMVIKSTYEEIVLKYDDLISIQAAKSLTIKSKLHFTTTNQTYESKGIISDYALALKDCNFLQIHRSIIINLLHVKKFASGVVLMSNGLELPIGRSKIKEVKDTYTKFMIMKVD comes from the coding sequence TTGTATAGAGTGGCTATTTGCGATGATGAGGAAAAACAAAGAGAGCTTGTTAAAAGTATCCTCATTACTTTGTCGATAAAGACAAATATAGATTTTGAAATTGAATTATTCAGCTCGGGAGAGCAATTGGTATCCAATTATGAGCTCCAAGGAACTCCATTCCATATTTTAATTTTGGATATTGAAATGGGGGGGATGAACGGGATTCAAACAGCCCGAAAAATAAGAGGGTTAAATAACTTGGATGAACAAATTATTTTTCTGACAAGCTATCCTGAATATATGGTGGAAAGTTTTGATGTCATGACATTTCAGTATTTGATAAAACCCATTGCTCCTTCGATCTTGGAGGAGAAAATGATCAAGATATGCCAATACTTTCAAGCACTGGATAAAAAATTTATGGTTATCAAGTCAACCTATGAAGAAATCGTTTTAAAATATGATGACCTCATTAGTATTCAAGCTGCCAAAAGCCTAACAATAAAAAGTAAACTACATTTTACGACCACTAATCAAACCTATGAAAGCAAAGGCATCATTTCAGATTATGCTTTGGCCTTGAAAGACTGTAACTTCTTGCAAATCCATCGTTCTATTATTATTAATCTGCTTCATGTGAAGAAATTTGCTAGCGGAGTTGTTCTAATGTCCAATGGGTTGGAATTACCCATAGGTCGTTCTAAAATTAAAGAGGTTAAAGATACTTACACCAAATTTATGATTATGAAAGTCGATTGA
- a CDS encoding serine hydrolase — translation MRKKRVSKVLAVTLSTSLAATYLIALFGGYSVSAEQLPLKGQTITAIQPAAVPAAPSGPIDPKEVEAFADKYFGESLKKFNVPGAMFVVVQDGKVVLSKGYGYANKESKIPVDSKTVFRIGSISKTLTAAAVLQLADQGKIKLDQDIQSYLGGITIPNSTGKPLTMENMLTHMTGFDFPYEKDDDASPDLLNQENSLRDFLMDRMPTIVRTPGEAYQYDDYAFALAGYAVEQVTGLPFHEYMDKNIFQPLGMNSSHDLVTPELKARMAAAYDPEGTPYPEYGLYPTDMPQGGMLSTGSDMAKFMIMLLQKGKAGDRQLLSEQSVQQMSKFSVFAHPAIPITSYGFESIFNELSNGQYVVSKGGNIPGHASFTWLLPERKTGMFVIYNNDSELRSDLYAAFMDHYYPKSPQTPESVSSLTEQQAARYVGLYRDLHTPSFVTKITYTNGQLVAEDRYKLRNGKTILKKIDPLLFMDDHGKKIAFLEQKDGGIANMYRPAKSPIAYSPKIQEKALFSDVSKESPYQPSIEKLHSLDIINGRDGRSFDPKASMTRAEFITMLLHAVGYPPSKSKSGYTDIEHHYAVKEIQAAVENQWLGEDPEGRFEPDRTITREEMAVILTRIPLPWPLGDEVRLAGQTDESAIKAVSKLIAAGVTDPGTIANSDGSVDFRSKAPLLRQEASYFIDKILFVP, via the coding sequence ATGCGCAAAAAAAGAGTTTCAAAAGTGCTCGCTGTAACGCTAAGCACGTCTCTAGCTGCGACTTACTTGATTGCTTTGTTCGGAGGGTACAGTGTCAGTGCGGAACAGCTTCCTCTTAAGGGGCAAACAATCACTGCGATTCAGCCTGCAGCTGTTCCTGCTGCTCCAAGCGGTCCGATTGACCCCAAAGAAGTGGAGGCCTTCGCGGACAAATACTTTGGGGAAAGCCTGAAGAAGTTCAATGTTCCGGGTGCCATGTTCGTCGTCGTTCAGGACGGAAAAGTTGTTTTATCTAAAGGATACGGGTATGCAAACAAAGAAAGCAAAATCCCGGTTGATTCCAAGACCGTTTTTCGCATCGGTTCCATTTCTAAGACGCTTACAGCTGCGGCTGTGCTGCAGCTTGCTGACCAAGGGAAGATCAAGCTGGATCAGGACATCCAATCCTATCTCGGAGGTATCACAATACCCAATTCGACAGGTAAACCGCTAACGATGGAAAATATGCTGACCCATATGACTGGGTTCGATTTCCCATATGAAAAAGACGATGACGCCTCGCCCGATCTTCTCAATCAAGAGAATTCTCTTCGAGATTTCTTAATGGATCGAATGCCAACTATCGTCCGAACGCCGGGGGAAGCCTACCAGTATGACGATTATGCTTTTGCTTTGGCGGGATATGCCGTGGAACAAGTTACCGGACTCCCTTTTCATGAATACATGGATAAAAACATCTTTCAGCCACTCGGTATGAATTCTTCCCATGATCTTGTAACCCCAGAGCTTAAAGCCCGAATGGCTGCAGCCTACGATCCGGAAGGCACGCCATATCCGGAGTATGGCCTTTATCCTACGGACATGCCTCAGGGCGGAATGTTGTCCACGGGAAGCGATATGGCTAAATTCATGATCATGCTTCTGCAAAAAGGAAAGGCCGGAGATCGGCAATTGTTAAGCGAACAAAGCGTTCAGCAAATGAGCAAGTTTTCCGTTTTCGCTCATCCTGCCATACCTATTACAAGCTATGGATTTGAAAGCATTTTCAATGAACTGTCGAATGGTCAGTATGTCGTCAGCAAAGGTGGGAACATCCCCGGACATGCCTCATTTACATGGCTACTGCCTGAGCGCAAAACGGGAATGTTCGTCATTTATAATAATGATTCCGAATTGCGCTCGGATTTGTACGCAGCCTTTATGGACCATTATTATCCGAAGAGTCCCCAGACGCCTGAATCTGTATCATCTCTGACAGAACAGCAAGCCGCGCGTTACGTCGGATTATACAGAGATCTGCATACCCCGTCATTTGTGACTAAAATTACATACACTAACGGACAACTTGTAGCGGAAGACAGATACAAATTGAGGAATGGCAAGACTATTTTGAAAAAGATAGATCCCTTATTGTTTATGGATGACCACGGGAAGAAAATAGCATTTCTTGAACAAAAGGATGGCGGTATTGCTAATATGTACAGACCTGCCAAGTCACCGATAGCCTATTCGCCCAAAATACAGGAAAAAGCGCTGTTTTCCGACGTCTCGAAAGAAAGCCCCTACCAACCGTCTATTGAAAAGCTCCATTCGCTGGATATCATCAATGGAAGAGATGGGCGCAGCTTTGACCCCAAAGCGTCCATGACCCGTGCGGAATTCATCACAATGTTGCTGCATGCTGTCGGCTATCCGCCCTCCAAATCGAAATCCGGTTATACGGATATCGAACACCATTATGCGGTCAAAGAGATTCAGGCAGCGGTCGAGAATCAATGGTTGGGGGAGGATCCTGAAGGCCGGTTTGAACCGGATCGCACGATAACTCGGGAAGAAATGGCCGTCATCTTAACGCGCATTCCTCTTCCTTGGCCACTTGGCGATGAGGTGCGATTGGCAGGGCAAACTGATGAATCGGCTATCAAGGCCGTAAGCAAGCTTATTGCTGCCGGAGTTACGGATCCAGGCACAATAGCCAATTCTGACGGTTCAGTCGATTTCCGCTCCAAAGCACCTTTGCTTCGCCAAGAAGCATCCTATTTCATTGACAAGATTCTATTTGTTCCTTAA
- a CDS encoding sensor histidine kinase, whose amino-acid sequence MIKSLYIRVVLTFLVSVIAGTVIAFYVSTWIFEEKLNVNAQINLRNFGQDVVRLYKTLPLREADAFVSEMKQLDSYYIRIYEATGQFQSYGKLNGHKPVMVTMEQLKKVIDGGVVQETPNGIATVLLGLPLKTEMGTKAMFLETLAPPSASFVAKWGLIFAICSLIAGSLLILIASVFLVRPIKKLTKATKRIAAGDFNVKLNIKQTSELGTLARSFEEMMHDLQQLEQMRRDFVSNVSHEVQSPLTSISGYAQALKQVNLADHERSRYLDIIIEEAKRMSKMSDSLLKLSLLESQSQQLRLATLSLDEQIRRVIVALQPQWSARNIHFELDLQTVKVTADHDQLNQVWTNILANSIKFSKDGGVINVSILQDIKNVTVRISDSGIGIPHEDQKRIFERFFKADRSHSRKYEGSGMGLAIVKQIVSLHQGDIRVESEPGQGTTFFVTLPITTPTD is encoded by the coding sequence ATGATTAAATCCTTATATATTCGAGTTGTCCTGACATTTCTAGTCTCCGTCATCGCGGGCACGGTCATTGCTTTTTATGTGTCTACTTGGATATTCGAAGAAAAATTGAACGTGAACGCGCAAATTAACTTACGTAACTTTGGTCAAGACGTCGTCCGGCTTTACAAGACGCTTCCGCTACGCGAAGCGGACGCGTTCGTAAGTGAAATGAAGCAGCTCGATTCCTATTATATTCGCATTTACGAGGCAACGGGTCAGTTCCAATCTTACGGTAAACTTAACGGACACAAACCTGTTATGGTGACGATGGAGCAGCTAAAGAAAGTCATTGATGGAGGCGTTGTTCAAGAAACGCCGAACGGTATTGCTACAGTCCTCTTAGGGTTGCCGTTGAAAACGGAAATGGGAACGAAAGCGATGTTTTTGGAAACGCTCGCCCCTCCTTCTGCCTCTTTTGTCGCCAAGTGGGGATTGATCTTTGCAATCTGTTCGTTGATTGCAGGAAGCTTATTGATTCTCATTGCCTCTGTATTCCTGGTCAGACCAATCAAAAAGCTGACAAAAGCGACCAAGCGTATTGCAGCTGGAGATTTCAACGTCAAGCTGAATATCAAGCAAACGAGTGAGCTGGGTACGTTGGCTCGCAGCTTCGAAGAAATGATGCACGATCTGCAGCAACTTGAGCAGATGCGCAGGGACTTCGTATCGAACGTGTCGCACGAAGTACAATCACCGCTCACCTCGATATCCGGTTATGCTCAAGCACTTAAGCAAGTAAACCTCGCAGATCACGAACGAAGCCGTTATCTGGATATTATCATTGAGGAAGCGAAGCGGATGTCCAAAATGAGTGATAGCCTGCTCAAGCTGAGTTTGCTTGAATCGCAGTCACAGCAACTCCGTCTAGCGACACTCAGCCTTGATGAACAGATCCGACGGGTCATCGTGGCGCTCCAGCCGCAATGGTCTGCGCGCAACATTCATTTTGAGCTTGATTTACAGACCGTTAAAGTAACGGCTGATCATGACCAGTTAAATCAGGTATGGACGAACATCCTCGCCAATAGCATCAAATTTTCCAAGGATGGCGGCGTGATTAACGTCAGTATCCTCCAAGATATCAAAAACGTGACCGTCCGAATATCCGACTCGGGCATCGGTATTCCCCACGAAGATCAGAAACGTATATTCGAGCGTTTTTTCAAGGCCGATCGTTCCCACAGTCGCAAATATGAGGGGAGCGGTATGGGCCTTGCCATTGTTAAACAAATCGTATCGCTGCATCAAGGTGACATCCGAGTGGAAAGTGAACCTGGTCAAGGAACGACCTTCTTTGTCACCTTGCCAATCACTACGCCAACAGATTAA
- a CDS encoding HAAS signaling domain-containing protein — translation MDSYLEKIEKYLKALSFSERIVIVKEIKSAMLELQNTGLTTERIIERLGNPKELAIAYLGDAISKNSKFSWRKFAAVFAFCSSFTGAIGMFVLPIISTLSIALMISGVITPLGGIIKFVGNFMGEDTTGITIQIGAFTPSPMQFLPTSIVIGVLMFLMGKVLWRLTIKYIRAISQKKKTLSL, via the coding sequence ATGGATAGCTATCTTGAAAAAATTGAAAAGTATTTAAAAGCTTTGTCCTTTTCCGAGCGTATTGTCATTGTAAAAGAAATCAAAAGTGCAATGCTTGAGTTGCAAAATACTGGTCTTACTACTGAGCGAATCATCGAAAGGTTAGGAAATCCAAAAGAATTAGCGATAGCATACTTAGGTGATGCCATTTCAAAAAACAGTAAATTTAGTTGGCGTAAATTCGCCGCTGTATTTGCATTCTGTAGCAGCTTTACAGGCGCCATTGGTATGTTTGTTTTGCCGATTATCAGTACTCTTTCCATTGCTTTAATGATAAGTGGAGTTATTACACCATTAGGCGGAATTATTAAATTTGTCGGGAATTTTATGGGAGAAGATACTACCGGAATAACAATCCAAATTGGAGCATTTACACCAAGCCCAATGCAGTTCTTACCAACTTCTATTGTGATTGGTGTGTTGATGTTTTTGATGGGGAAAGTGTTATGGAGACTTACAATTAAATATATACGTGCAATTAGTCAAAAAAAGAAAACACTCAGCCTGTGA
- a CDS encoding ATP-binding protein — translation MIQNNFPIVFSIVLVMGVQINFFFNSVFGKSAKKHNRFIYFIMFGLLDYLYLVIPISPILSLILPLLMIFSFAQSYQVEIKDKIIFSLFYGVLISLVNFISLYIFYTLYSIEFSFDPVNEHDQIAYTKAILLSCMIMFAIIQIIRLLAKRRSYSLHYRYYIFFSAIPIVSINQLNILTYKDAYSFMSVIVLLFLNVMIFYIFDMIIDKFQFMHENTQLQLQMDYQDANYEKVVHSFKSIKRIIHDTNQQFLYIEECIKRNELTTALEHIKTTLNKVEGAYQRVNTGNLVIDALVTNTLNIGQANGIKIDTKINLCSQVVHIDRYDLCVVIGNMLDNAIEASKKLKIAEDRYILIKIHSTESNLLIHIMNHMENEVAHLNSQKSNPEFHGIGLTNIARICDKYGGHMTIETKHKVFNNMALLPLYTNNP, via the coding sequence ATGATCCAAAATAATTTTCCTATTGTCTTTAGCATTGTACTTGTGATGGGTGTTCAAATTAATTTTTTCTTCAACTCGGTGTTTGGTAAATCAGCTAAAAAGCATAACCGATTCATTTATTTCATTATGTTTGGGTTGCTTGATTACCTGTATCTGGTTATTCCCATCTCTCCTATTTTATCTTTGATTTTACCTTTGCTCATGATATTTAGTTTTGCACAATCTTATCAAGTAGAAATTAAAGACAAGATCATTTTTTCTTTGTTTTACGGTGTTTTAATATCTCTCGTTAATTTTATATCCCTTTATATTTTTTATACCCTATATTCAATTGAGTTTAGCTTTGACCCTGTAAATGAACATGATCAAATAGCCTACACAAAAGCAATTTTACTCAGTTGCATGATCATGTTTGCTATCATTCAGATCATACGCCTACTTGCAAAACGTAGAAGTTACTCTTTGCATTATCGTTACTACATATTTTTTTCGGCTATTCCTATCGTAAGTATAAACCAACTGAATATTCTAACTTATAAGGACGCCTATTCTTTCATGTCTGTCATTGTATTACTATTCTTAAACGTTATGATTTTCTATATTTTTGATATGATCATTGATAAATTTCAATTCATGCATGAGAATACGCAGTTGCAACTTCAGATGGACTATCAGGATGCGAATTACGAAAAAGTCGTTCACAGCTTCAAATCCATTAAAAGAATCATTCATGATACGAATCAGCAGTTTTTGTATATTGAAGAGTGCATTAAGCGAAATGAGTTAACAACTGCACTGGAACATATTAAGACGACATTAAATAAAGTCGAAGGAGCGTATCAACGGGTTAACACAGGGAACCTGGTTATTGATGCCCTTGTCACAAACACTCTTAATATTGGACAAGCCAATGGCATAAAAATAGATACAAAGATTAACTTATGTTCACAAGTAGTCCATATTGACCGTTATGACTTGTGTGTTGTCATTGGAAATATGCTAGATAACGCAATAGAGGCTTCTAAAAAGTTAAAAATCGCAGAAGATAGGTACATTCTTATAAAAATACATTCTACCGAGTCTAACCTTCTCATTCACATCATGAATCATATGGAGAATGAAGTTGCCCACCTAAACAGCCAAAAATCAAACCCGGAATTTCATGGTATTGGATTAACGAACATAGCTAGAATCTGCGACAAGTACGGTGGTCATATGACCATTGAAACGAAACATAAAGTATTTAATAATATGGCATTACTACCATTATACACCAACAATCCTTAG
- a CDS encoding helix-turn-helix transcriptional regulator, which produces MNTRIQELRKKHKISQEELALAVGVTRQTITSLENEKYVASLVLAYKIAKYFHLRIEDVFDFSDVEVGES; this is translated from the coding sequence ATGAACACGAGGATTCAGGAGTTGCGTAAAAAGCACAAGATCAGTCAAGAGGAGCTTGCACTCGCGGTCGGCGTAACGCGTCAGACGATAACTTCGCTCGAGAACGAGAAGTATGTTGCCTCGCTCGTGCTGGCTTATAAAATTGCGAAATATTTTCACTTAAGGATTGAAGATGTGTTTGATTTCAGTGATGTGGAGGTTGGAGAGTCATGA
- a CDS encoding response regulator transcription factor: MPTILVADDDANIRELVCLFLRNGGFATVEAADGKEALAVYASTHVDLVVLDIMMPIMDGWTLCKELRRANPDLPLLMLTARGETWEKVKGFDLGTDDYLTKPFDPLELTVRVRALLKRYKIGSTQTIQFGNVTLDRQTYKVMRGTESITLPLKEFELLYKLAGTPGQVYTREQLIDQIWGIDYAGDDRTVDVHIKRLRERFATTADFRIETVRGLGYRLEVYE, encoded by the coding sequence ATGCCTACGATACTAGTTGCTGACGACGATGCGAACATTCGCGAACTCGTCTGTTTATTTCTACGCAATGGCGGATTCGCAACAGTCGAAGCCGCGGACGGCAAAGAAGCGCTGGCCGTCTACGCCTCAACGCATGTCGATCTTGTCGTGCTCGATATTATGATGCCGATCATGGATGGTTGGACGTTATGTAAGGAACTCCGGAGAGCGAATCCTGATCTTCCGTTACTTATGCTGACTGCGAGAGGCGAGACATGGGAGAAAGTGAAAGGGTTCGATCTTGGGACGGATGATTATTTGACGAAGCCATTCGACCCGTTGGAGCTTACGGTTCGTGTTCGGGCATTGCTGAAACGATACAAGATTGGCTCCACGCAGACGATCCAGTTCGGCAACGTCACGCTTGATCGACAGACGTATAAGGTGATGAGAGGGACGGAGTCGATCACGCTGCCGCTCAAGGAGTTCGAGTTACTGTATAAGCTGGCTGGTACACCCGGACAAGTCTATACGCGCGAGCAGTTGATCGATCAAATTTGGGGTATTGATTACGCGGGGGATGATCGAACCGTGGATGTACATATTAAACGCCTGCGTGAACGGTTCGCAACTACAGCCGATTTTCGGATTGAAACGGTGCGCGGGCTTGGGTACCGGCTTGAGGTTTACGAATGA